A window from Drosophila kikkawai strain 14028-0561.14 chromosome 2L, DkikHiC1v2, whole genome shotgun sequence encodes these proteins:
- the Chd1 gene encoding chromodomain-helicase-DNA-binding protein 1 isoform X1 has protein sequence MSNVGVCEKVEKTMNFFHYSNRKALNLFHPSRRALNESANSIGSDEQDDTREEANGTDDHSGSGSGSGSSGSDSDSDSSSGNSSDGRSSAEPDTKSSTVAPGFPPTAAAAQADSKTNGFTDDQEDDSSSAGSSGSVSDSDADGQADHMDQGSNNNNKTNTSTSSSSLSKPEQDDEDEDDETEAGNQQPASEASADGSASDSSANVSPTSSSSSSEEEEEDYRPKRTRQARKPPATAADKTKRAPAPKKKKKKTWDSDESDESEDSDDDVSAAAQKRKSAATTSRSKPAQQQQHSRRRVKSFSSEDSDDDDASKRSCATRRTAAAVSYKEASEDEATDSEDLLECEYDESQAAASAAAAEEEEKCETIERILAQRLGKRGCTGNQTTIYAIEENGFDPNAGFDEKASEAEAEVQFLIKWKGWSYIHNTWESEATLRDMKAKGMKKLDNFIKKEQDQAYWRRYAGPEDIDYFECQLELQHELLKSYNNVDRIIAKGSKPDDGAEEYLCKWQSLPYAESTWEDAALVLRKWQRCAEQFSERECSKCTPSRHCRVLKYRPKFSRIKNQPEFLVPGLVLRDYQMDGLNWLLHSWCKENSVILADEMGLGKTIQTICFLYSLFKLHHLYGPFLCVVPLSTMTAWQREFDLWAPDMNVVTYLGDIKSRELIQQYEWQFEGSKRLKFNCILTTYEIVLKDKQFLGTLQWAALLVDEAHRLKNDDSLLYKSLKEFDTNHRLLITGTPLQNSLKELWALLHFIMPEKFDTWENFEVQHGNAEDKGYTRLHQQLEPYILRRVKKDVEKSLPAKVEQILRVEMTSLQKQYYKWILTKNFDALRKGKRGSTSTFLNIVIELKKCCNHAALIRPSEFELMGLQQDEALQTLLKGSGKLVLLDKLLCRLKETGHRVLIFSQMVRMLDVLADYLQKRHFPFQRLDGSIKGEMRRQALDHFNAEGSQDFCFLLSTRAGGLGINLATADTVIIFDSDWNPQNDLQAQARAHRIGQKNQVNIYRLVTARSVEEQIVERAKQKMVLDHLVIQRMDTTGRTVLDKSGNGHSSNSNPFNKDDLSAILKFGAEELFKDEQEHDDDLVCDIDEILRRAETRNEDPEMPGDDLLSAFKVASIAAFEEEPSESAANRQAEQDAADEEDDSKDWDDIIPEGFRKVIEDQERAKEMEDLYLPPRRKTATAANQSEAKRAAGGKGAKGKQQQADDSADSDYELGSEGSGDDGRPRKRGRPTMKEKIIGFTDAELRRFIRSYKKFPAPLHRMEAIACDAELQEKPLAELKRLGEMLHDRCVQFLDEHKEEENKTATDETAGAKQRRARATFSVKLGGVSFNAKKLLTCEQELQPLNEIMPSGAEERLQWSFNIKTRAPLFDVEWSNEEDTKLLCGIYQYGIGSWEQMKLDPTLKLTDKILLNDTRKPQAKQLQTRAEYLLKIIKKNVELTKGGQRRRQRRPRASRATTNDAKSASGHQAASTSNADGRSQDADEAVPASEGAGASQMDHSNSSPNNNASADQTSSGTAKKSKKSKTRSKKTSASDNNGNKPMHFTANNEPRALEVLGDLDPSIFNECKEKMRPVKKALKALDQPDLSLSDQDQLQHTRDCLLQIGRQIDVCLQPYGEPEKKEWRSNLWYFVSKFTELDAKRLFKIYKHALKQQAGKDEGKGKGRDSAAGSPSKSKRNGVSTEKETNKDRDKSGGKKKKKDKDKERTGGGRYPETGTPSAGGRFNNESPLKRKRDENDAADTSSGISGIPGAGGISEQLKSMSSFKRQNMERHEDRKKHHRGGGGSDYFGASGAPPGSGGGAGYEGGRRQGLNSPSTPNSSRGGGGGGRGGYEPTPAPSGYTPEMERWHARESRYSLEYKRDRYDAGYPRSGGAPGGGYHRDHRERDRERRPDKRRFPSGHLPPHAYPNHYLPPNYYMPNGVVPGLPPPPPSVYRTDPRGYSVMPRDYPADYRRSSDYERRTQT, from the exons ATGTCGAACGTCGGTGTGTGtgaaaaagttgaaaaaacGATGAATTTCTTCCATTATTCGAATCGAAAGGCTTTGAATCTGTTTCATCCTAGTCGTCGT GCACTCAATGAATCGGCGAATAGTATTGGCTCAGACGAACAAGATGACACCCGAGAGGAGGCCAATGGCACCGATGACCatagtggcagtggcagcggcagcggctcCTCAGGCTCCGATTCGGACTCGGACAGCTCCTCTGGCAACTCCAGCGATGGACGCAGTTCCGCGGAGCCGGATACCAAATCGTCGACTGTGGCCCCAGGTTTTCCACcaacggctgctgctgcccaggCGGACAGCAAGACGAATGGATTCACAGACGATCAGGAGGACGACAGCTCCAGTGCTGGGTCCAGTGGAAGTGTCTCCGATTCAGATGCCGACGGCCAAGCCGATCACATGGATCAGgggagcaacaacaacaacaagacaAACAcaagcaccagcagcagcagtttgTCAAAGCCGGAACaagacgacgaggacgaggacgatgaGACTGAGGCTGGCAATCAGCAGCCAGCTAGCGAGGCCTCTGCCGATGGTTCTGCCAGTGATAGTTCGGCCAACGTCTCGCCAACatcctccagcagcagcagc gaggaggaggaggaagactACAGACCCAAGCGCACGCGCCAGGCGCGCAAGCCACCGGCAACCGCTGCGGACAAAACTAAGCGAGCTCCAGCtcccaaaaagaagaaaaagaaaac CTGGGATTCGGACGAGAGCGATGAAAGCGAGGACAGTGATGACGACGTGTCTGCAGCGGCTCAAAAGCGTAAGTCAGCGGCAACTACCTCCAGGAGCAAAccggcacagcagcagcagcattctAGACGCCGGGTAAAGTCCTTTAGCTCCGAGGACAGCGATGATGACGATGCCAGCAAGCG CAGCTGCGCCACCCGTCGGACAGCCGCAGCTGTTAGCTATAAGGAGGCCTCGGAGGACGAGGCAACAGACTCGGAGGATCTGCTGGAGTGCGAGTACGATGAGAGTCAGGCAGCCGCatctgctgccgccgctgaggaggaggagaagtgCGAGACGATCGAGCGCATCCTGGCGCAGCGTTTGGGTAAGCGGGGATGCACCGGCAACCAGACGACGATCTATGCCATTGAAGAGAACGGCTTTGATCCGAATGCGGGATTCGATGAAAAGGCGTCGGAGGCGGAGGCAGAGGTGCAGTTTCTGATCAAGTGGAAGGGCTGGTCATACATCCACAACACCTGGGAGTCGGAGGCCACCCTGCGCGATATGAAGGCCAAGGGCATGAAGAAGCTAGACAACTTCATCAAAAAGGAGCAGGATCAGGCATATTGGCGCCGTTATGCTGGGCCAGAGGACATTGACTACTTCGAGTGCCAATTGGAGCTGCAGCACGAGCTGCTCAAGTCATACAACAATGTGGATCGCATTATTGCCAAGGGCTCCAAGCCGGACGACGGGGCCGAGGAGTACCTGTGCAAGTGGCAGTCGCTGCCATACGCAGAGTCCACGTGGGAGGATGCCGCCCTGGTTCTGCGCAAGTGGCAGCGCTGTGCGGAGCAGTTCAGCGAACGGGAGTGCTCCAAGTGCACGCCCTCTCGCCACTGTCGCGTGCTCAAGTATCGGCCAAAGTTCTCGCGAATCAAGAACCAGCCCGAGTTTCTGGTGCCGGGACTGGTGCTCAGGGATTACCAGATGGACGGTCTAAATTGGCTGCTCCACTCGTGGTGCAAGGAGAACTCGGTGATTCTGGCCGATGAAATGGGCCTCGGCAAGACCATTCAGACGATCTGCTTCCTCTACTCGCTCTTTAAGCTGCACCATCTCTACGGGCCCTTCCTGTGCGTTGTGCCGCTTAGCACAATGACCGCCTGGCAGCGGGAGTTTGATCTGTGGGCGCCGGACATGAATGTGGTGACCTACCTTGGCGACATCAAGTCACGCGAGCTGATCCAGCAGTATGAGTGGCAGTTCGAGGGCTCCAAGCGGCTCAAATTCAATTGCATCCTGACAACCTACGAGATTGTTCTAAAGGACAAGCAGTTCCTGGGCACGCTGCAGTGGGCGGCACTGCTGGTGGACGAGGCGCATCGGCTCAAAAACGACGATTCTTTGCTGTACAAGTCGCTCAAGGAGTTCGATACCAACCATCGGTTGCTGATTACGGGCACACCGCTGCAGAATTCACTCAAGGAGCTCTGGGCCCTGCTGCACTTCATCATGCCAGAGAAGTTCGATACGTGGGAGAACTTTGAGGTGCAGCATGGCAATGCTGAGGACAAGGGCTACACCCGGCTCCACCAGCAGCTGGAGCCCTACATCCTCCGCAGAGTGAAGAAGGACGTGGAAAAGTCCCTGCCAGCGAAGGTGGAGCAGATTCTGCGAGTCGAGATGACCTCGCTGCAGAAGCAGTACTACAAGTGGATCCTCACCAAGAACTTCGATGCCCTGCGCAAGGGGAAGCGCGGAAGCACCTCCACGTTTCTGAACATAGTTATCGAGCTGAAGAAGTGCTGCAACCACGCCGCTCTCATTCGACCCTCGGAGTTCGAACTGATGGGCCTGCAGCAGGATGAGGCGTTGCAAACGCTGCTAAAGGGCTCCGGGAAGTTGGTGCTGCTCGACAAGCTGCTCTGCCGTCTTAAGGAGACGGGCCACCGTGTGCTGATCTTCTCACAGATGGTACGCATGCTGGATGTCCTCGCCGACTACCTGCAGAAGCGTCACTTTCCCTTCCAGCGATTAGACGGCAGCATCAAGGGGGAGATGAGGCGCCAGGCTCTGGATCACTTCAACGCCGAGGGCAGTCAAGACTTTTGCTTTCTCCTTTCCACAAGGGCCGGAGGCTTGGGCATTAATCTGGCCACTGCCGACACAGTGATTATCTTCGACTCTGACTGGAATCCGCAGAACGATCTGCAGGCCCAGGCGAGAGCCCATCGGATTGGGCAAAAGAACCAGGTGAACATTTATCGTCTGGTTACCGCTCGATCGGTGGAGGAGCAGATCGTGGAGCGAGCCAAGCAGAAGATGGTGCTGGATCACCTGGTCATCCAGCGGATGGACACCACGGGACGCACCGTTCTCGACAAGAGCGGCAACGGCCACTCTTCAAATTCGAATCCGTTCAACAAGGACGATCTGTCGGCTATCTTAAAGTTTGGCGCCGAGGAGCTGTTTAAGGACGAGCAGGAGCACGACGACGATTTGGTCTGCGACATTGACGAGATCCTGCGCCGGGCCGAGACCCGCAATGAGGACCCAGAGATGCCTGGCGATGACTTGTTGTCTGCCTTCAAGGTGGCCAGCATAGCTGCTTTCGAGGAGGAGCCAAGCGAGTCGGCAGCCAACAGACAGGCAGAACAAGATGCCGccgacgaggaggacgacAGCAAAGACTGGGATGACATTATCCCTGAGGGCTTCCGAAAGGTGATCGAGGATCAGGAGCGCGCCAAGGAAATGGAAGATCTATACTTGCCGCCACGGAGGAAGACTGCAACTGCTGCCAATCAAAGCGAGGCGAAACGGGCGGCTGGCGGAAAAGGAGCCAAgggaaagcagcagcaggcggacGATTCGGCGGACTCGGACTACGAGCTGGGCTCTGAGGGCAGCGGCGACGATGGTCGTCCCCGAAAGCGGGGACGCCCAACCATGAAGGAAAAAATCATTGGCTTCACCGACGCCGAGCTGCGACGCTTCATCCGCAGCTACAAAAAGTTCCCCGCCCCACTTCACCGCATGGAGGCCATCGCATGCGATGCCGAGTTGCAGGAAAAGCCACTGGCCGAGTTGAAGCGCCTCGGCGAGATGCTGCACGACCGCTGCGTTCAGTTCTTGGACGAGCACAAGGAGGAAGAGAACAAGACTGCGACGGATGAGACGGCGGGTGCGAAGCAGCGACGCGCCCGCGCCACCTTTTCGGTTAAGCTGGGCGGGGTCTCCTTTAACGCCAAAAAGCTGCTAACCTGCGAGCAGGAGCTGCAGCCGCTCAACGAGATCATGCCCAGCGGAGCCGAGGAGCGACTGCAGTGGAGTTTCAACATTAAGACGCGCGCTCCCCTCTTCGACGTCGAATGGAGCAATGAGGAGGACACAAAGCTGCTGTGCGGCATCTATCAGTATGGAATCGGATCCTGGGAGCAGATGAAGCTGGACCCCACGCTTAAGCTCACGGACAAGATCCTGTTAAATGACACCCGCAAGCCGCAGGCCAAGCAGCTGCAGACCCGTGCCGAGTACCTGCTTAAGATAATCAAAAAGAACGTTGAACTGACCAAAGGTGGCCAGCGGCGTCGTCAGCGTCGACCCCGAGCATCGCGAGCGACCACCAATGACGCCAAGTCTGCCTCCGGCCATCAGGCAGCAAGTACCTCGAATGCCGACGGTAGGTCGCAGGATGCCGACGAGGCGGTCCCTGCCTCCGAGGGCGCCGGTGCCAGCCAAATGGATCACTCAAACTCCTCCCCGAACAACAATGCATCCGCCGACCAGACCAGCAGTGGCACCGCCAAGAAGAGCAAAAAGTCCAAGACCCGGTCGAAAAAGACGAGCGCCTCGgacaacaacggcaacaagCCGATGCACTTTACGGCCAATAATGAGCCGCGCGCCTTGGAAGTTCTGGGCGACCTGGATCCCAGCATATTCAACGAATGCAAGGAGAAAATGCGGCCAGTGAAAAAGGCCCTTAAGGCTCTGGATCAGCCGGACCTAAGCCTGTCCGACCAGGACCAGCTGCAGCACACCAGGGATTGCCTGCTGCAGATCGGCAGGCAGATTGACGTATGCTTGCAGCCGTACGGTGAGCCGGAGAAGAAGGAATGGCGGAGCAACTTGTGGTACTTCGTCTCCAAGTTCACAGAGCTGGACGCAAAGCGTCTTTTCAAAATCTATAAGCATGCGCTCAAGCAGCAGGCGGGAAAGGATgagggaaagggaaagggCAGGGACTCGGCGGCGGGTAGTCCCAGCAAATCCAAGCGCAACGGGGTCTCGACTGAGAAGGAAACAAACAAGGATCGGGACAAGAGCGGgggaaagaaaaagaagaaggacaaggacaaggagcGTACAGGTGGTGGGCGTTATCCTGAAACGGGAACTCCCTCCGCGGGCGGTCGATTCAACAATGAATCTCCGCTAAAGCGGAAGAGAGACGAGAACGATGCTGCTGACACCAGCAGCGGTATCTCTGGTATTCCCGGGGCTGGCGGCATCAGCGAACAATTGAAGTCCATGTCGTCCTTTAAGCGACAGAACATGGAGCGTCACGAGGATCGAAAGAAGCACCATCGTGGCGGTGGCGGCAGCGACTATTTTGGGGCAAGTGGCGCACCTCCAggtagtggtggtggtgcggGCTACGAAGGTGGCCGCCGGCAAGGTCTCAACTCGCCCTCAACGCCGAATAGCagtcgaggaggaggaggtggtggtcGGGGTGGCTATGAGCCAACACCCGCTCCATCGGGCTATACGCCGGAGATGGAGCGGTGGCATGCCCGCGAGAG cagaTACAGCCTGGAATACAAGCGCGACCGGTACGATGCTGGGTATCCGCGTAGTGGCGGAGCTCCTGGAGGAGGCTACCATCGCGATCACCGCGAACGCGACCGCGAACGCCGTCCCGATAAACGCAG ATTTCCCTCAGGGCATCTCCCGCCGCATGCTTACCCGAACCATTACCTACCGCCCAACTACTATATGCCGAATGGAGTCGTTCCCGGATtgccaccaccgccaccatCGGTCTATCGCACCGATCCTCGCGGCTATTCTGTGATGCCGCGTGACTATCCTGCCGACTACAGACGCAGCAGCGATTACGAGCGTCGCACGCAGACCTAA